A genomic segment from Desulfurispirillum indicum S5 encodes:
- a CDS encoding glutamate synthase subunit beta: MQTFVETNRIEGKKTSSKDRIQHYQEIYETFTRGRTSQQAERCIQCGDPFCSATGCPLANNIPQWLKAVAENDLTTAFALSNETSPFPEILGRVCPQNRLCEGDCSLNDGWGAITIGAIETAITELAFERGLTLPFPGVTRGRKVAVIGSGPAGMSAAHFLLRAGIGVDMYERASRPGGLLTYGIPGFKLDKQVVQRRFALLEQAGLRLHLQTEVGRDISMKELQRSCDAVFVGIGATRGRRLGLPGEDHQQVLMALDFLTAVQGKLFGEELDSRHDVSGRQVLVIGGGDTAMDCLRTSIREGAASVTCAYRRDEANMPGSTKEYVNAREEGARFLFHESPTELLFHDNGALRGVRFVRTELGEPGADGRRQVQEIAGSEHEIAADVVILSLGFDMENQVMLGDSGLKTSRWGTVLADEHGVTSGASVYAGGDCVRGADLVVTAALDGRRAALRIMADLL, translated from the coding sequence ATGCAGACTTTTGTGGAAACCAATCGCATTGAAGGGAAGAAGACCTCTTCCAAGGATCGCATACAGCATTACCAGGAAATCTACGAAACCTTCACCCGTGGCCGGACATCCCAGCAGGCAGAGCGTTGCATCCAGTGTGGCGATCCCTTCTGCTCCGCCACGGGCTGCCCCCTGGCCAACAATATTCCCCAGTGGCTCAAGGCGGTGGCGGAAAACGATCTGACGACGGCTTTCGCCCTTTCCAATGAGACTTCGCCCTTTCCCGAAATTCTCGGCCGAGTCTGCCCCCAGAACCGCCTGTGCGAAGGGGACTGCAGCCTCAACGATGGCTGGGGTGCTATTACCATCGGGGCCATAGAGACGGCCATCACCGAGCTGGCCTTTGAGCGGGGGCTGACCCTGCCCTTCCCTGGCGTCACCCGTGGACGCAAGGTGGCAGTCATCGGTTCCGGGCCTGCCGGCATGTCCGCGGCCCACTTCCTGCTGCGCGCCGGTATTGGTGTGGATATGTATGAGCGGGCCAGCCGTCCCGGTGGCCTGCTGACCTATGGGATTCCCGGCTTCAAACTCGACAAGCAGGTGGTGCAGAGACGCTTTGCGCTGCTGGAGCAGGCGGGATTGCGACTGCACCTGCAGACAGAGGTGGGTCGTGATATCAGCATGAAAGAACTGCAGCGTTCCTGTGACGCGGTTTTTGTGGGTATAGGTGCTACCCGTGGCCGGCGGCTGGGGCTGCCTGGCGAGGATCATCAGCAGGTGCTGATGGCTCTGGACTTTCTTACAGCCGTTCAGGGCAAGCTCTTTGGCGAGGAGTTGGACAGCCGTCATGATGTCAGTGGCCGGCAGGTGCTGGTGATCGGTGGCGGCGATACGGCCATGGATTGCCTGCGTACGAGTATCCGGGAGGGAGCGGCCAGTGTCACCTGTGCCTATCGCCGTGATGAAGCCAATATGCCTGGCAGTACCAAGGAGTACGTGAATGCCCGTGAAGAAGGGGCGCGCTTTCTCTTTCACGAAAGCCCCACGGAGCTGCTCTTTCATGACAATGGCGCACTGCGTGGTGTGCGCTTTGTGCGTACCGAACTGGGTGAGCCCGGAGCCGATGGCCGACGACAGGTGCAGGAGATTGCCGGCAGTGAACATGAGATTGCGGCCGATGTGGTCATCCTCTCCCTGGGTTTTGACATGGAGAACCAGGTTATGCTTGGCGACAGCGGACTGAAGACTTCCCGCTGGGGCACGGTGCTTGCTGATGAACATGGAGTGACTTCCGGAGCCTCGGTGTATGCGGGCGGTGACTGTGTGCGCGGAGCTGACCTGGTGGTGACGGCAGCCCTGGATGGCAGGCGCGCCGCACTGCGCATCATGGCAGACCTGCTGTGA
- the ybeY gene encoding rRNA maturation RNase YbeY, whose amino-acid sequence MSLNDECGDEEACRVAQHTWDMVAREAFGDVVGVVNVLLCGREAMQQMNAQYRSRDYATDVLSFQYYESTELSGNTDPDEVIGDMALCLDVIRENAVSRGVSFEEELSFMIIHGILHVCGYDHEISEEHAQQMQQQELRLLDLLIQSGR is encoded by the coding sequence ATGTCCCTCAATGATGAGTGTGGTGACGAAGAGGCCTGTCGCGTCGCGCAGCATACCTGGGATATGGTTGCCCGGGAGGCATTCGGCGATGTGGTGGGGGTGGTCAATGTGCTGCTGTGTGGTCGCGAGGCCATGCAGCAGATGAACGCCCAATACCGGTCCCGGGACTATGCCACCGATGTCTTGAGCTTTCAGTACTACGAGTCCACCGAGCTGTCCGGAAACACCGATCCCGACGAGGTTATCGGCGATATGGCCCTGTGCCTGGATGTTATCCGCGAAAACGCTGTCAGCCGTGGCGTAAGTTTTGAAGAAGAATTGTCCTTTATGATAATTCATGGCATACTTCATGTCTGTGGTTATGACCACGAAATTTCAGAGGAGCATGCACAGCAAATGCAACAGCAAGAATTACGTCTTCTGGATCTGCTGATCCAGAGCGGGCGGTGA
- a CDS encoding hemolysin family protein — protein sequence MESGEPFSLYLELTILFICIIFSGVFSASETTLTSLSELKCRRLYESGGSRARRLKLWLNYPNRTITTILIGNNLVNILGSAIATGIALRLFGNLGIGVATGVMTLIILTFGEIIPKTFAKHNAEKLAVPVINFLSLFYVLLFPIVFIMTRFATKIIAATGAKAHTRGPMMTSEEIEYIISTSKEEGVMEEEKTEMLSSIFEFSDTIVKEVMVPRPHIYALSADLPLAVIVDKIIEGGFSRIPVFRGDLDNIIGILYAKDLLQILRTGGLKEEFNIEAFLRAPMYVPEVKKVDALFRELQNSRIHMAIVVDEYGALTGLVSMEDLLEEIVGEIRDEYDSKEKDLIHPLSEESWSVDPRINLDDFKYYFKMENFEHPLEEDGDFDSVGGLLCAIHDGLPLKGDVFAYGDYVFTVEDVDERRLKKLLLKKAMAPSENGEGAEESGSDREQEAVK from the coding sequence ATGGAAAGTGGCGAGCCGTTTTCGTTGTATCTTGAATTGACGATTCTTTTTATCTGTATCATTTTTTCAGGTGTTTTTTCCGCCAGTGAGACAACCCTGACATCACTCTCGGAGCTCAAGTGCCGTCGTCTTTACGAGTCCGGTGGTTCACGGGCCCGGCGCCTGAAGCTTTGGCTGAACTACCCCAATCGCACGATCACGACCATTCTCATCGGCAATAACCTGGTGAATATTCTTGGTTCCGCCATCGCCACCGGTATTGCGCTGCGGCTTTTCGGCAACCTTGGCATCGGGGTGGCAACAGGGGTGATGACCCTGATTATCCTCACTTTCGGTGAAATTATCCCCAAGACCTTTGCCAAGCATAATGCGGAAAAGCTGGCTGTGCCGGTAATCAATTTTCTGTCGCTGTTCTATGTGCTGCTTTTTCCCATTGTGTTCATCATGACCCGTTTTGCCACCAAAATAATTGCGGCCACGGGCGCCAAGGCCCACACCCGTGGCCCCATGATGACTTCCGAGGAGATTGAATACATCATCAGTACCAGCAAAGAGGAAGGGGTCATGGAGGAGGAGAAGACGGAGATGCTCTCATCCATCTTCGAATTCAGCGACACCATTGTCAAGGAAGTCATGGTTCCACGGCCACATATATACGCTCTCAGTGCTGACCTGCCCCTGGCGGTCATTGTCGATAAGATCATCGAGGGTGGATTCTCCCGCATCCCGGTGTTCCGGGGCGATCTGGATAACATCATCGGGATTCTCTATGCCAAGGATCTGCTGCAGATTCTGCGCACCGGCGGCCTGAAGGAAGAATTTAATATCGAAGCTTTTCTGCGCGCGCCCATGTACGTGCCCGAGGTGAAAAAGGTGGACGCGCTTTTCCGGGAACTGCAGAACAGCCGTATTCATATGGCCATCGTGGTGGATGAGTACGGCGCGCTGACGGGTCTGGTTTCCATGGAGGATCTGCTGGAGGAAATCGTTGGGGAAATCCGCGATGAGTATGACAGCAAGGAAAAGGATCTCATCCATCCCCTTTCTGAGGAGAGCTGGAGTGTTGATCCGCGCATTAATCTGGACGACTTCAAGTATTACTTCAAGATGGAGAACTTCGAGCATCCCCTGGAAGAGGACGGTGATTTTGACAGCGTAGGGGGGCTCCTGTGTGCTATCCACGATGGGCTGCCCCTGAAGGGCGATGTGTTTGCATACGGTGACTATGTCTTCACGGTGGAAGACGTGGATGAGCGACGGCTGAAAAAACTGTTGCTGAAAAAAGCCATGGCTCCATCGGAAAACGGTGAAGGCGCGGAAGAGAGTGGATCCGACCGCGAACAGGAGGCGGTGAAATGA
- the gltB gene encoding glutamate synthase large subunit encodes MSELVTNLAEEFKDSCGFGIIANIRNTPSHQLLTDAVTALSRMMHRGAIAADGKTGDGSGILCAMPVQFMREQAQAMGISLPAQFAVAVLFLTDEDQQKKVFEECCGRNDLKVLGYRGVPVNTEALGEHAASMLPSIVHAFVVPDSLIATKRMDALLYLSRRQMERHFASDDHFHVASFSRTVVSYKGLVMPLHLQTLYADLSDPDFKISFALFHQRFSTNTLPKWKLAQPFRMICHNGEINSLRANAFNSLYKFNAARSRVFSRDELQSLLPVLQDGVSDSANLDNMFEFLIANGIDFFKAIRSLIPPPRHNVANMPAKLRSFYEYTSGSFEPWDGPAAVGVTDGRYVGCVLDRNGLRPAKYIVTRDGRFIITSEFGVLDIAPENIRERGRLQSGQMIAADLKNGRIFYSDDIDEYLMNSQPYSKWLTENTYYLQEFMDRQFENHDDYRYENLVAMQRYHNVTHETVELLVKPMLISGQEPTGSMGDDCPVAAFSDVQRNFTDFFRQKFAQVTNPPIDPIREKVVMSTTTGFGELYNVLDETPDRAKRLKTISPILSRDILDALLSFGDPDRPRFDPCYKYGFFGTAYHGVCLREALENLSQQVIAAVRDHGVRIVLLDDRGLDAQNRLIPMAMAVGYVNQQLVEANLRHRATLVACTGEVFDSHSAAVMMAFGAMAIYPYLLYATTLSVLSSESRLSQRDIRIALKHTFDAITKGILKVMSKMGISAVSSYRNSALFDVIGLSREVVENCFRGASILLPGLDYQDIEERIEKVHGEVFRRQHMQPIYPLPMGGFYKHHTGGEYHDYSPRAVQLLHGFASSQKREDYIAFRDIIESRGLKMIRDFFTLRPAGTPLPIEEVEDIKAICSRFDSAAMSLGALSPEAHEALAEAMNILGGKSNCGEGGEAAERYKSVKNSKIKQIASGRFGVTPAYLRSAEEIQIKIAQGAKPGEGGQLPGEKVTPLIASLRFTIPGVTLISPPPHHDIYSIEDLAQLIFDMKQVNPDARVSVKLVSSAGVGTIAAGVAKAYADKIIISGSDGGTGAAQYASIKFAGNPWEIGLTEAHNALKANNLRQMVELQTDGGLKTGRDVVKAALMGAESYGFGTSLLAILGCKLLRVCHLNRCSVGIATQSDQLREHYQGTVDKVVAYLTNVAEDVREILASLGLRSLQEAVGRVDLLEVVDQPLAKKFDFSAVLRQIPGQNTVTAPSNPPFDHNEFEKGVLKEIATVLRNPQQSILVERTIQNVHRSFGAMISGEVAKYYGDAGLDKDQILIHLKGIAGQSLGAFLIDGISINLNGVANDYVGKGMHGGKIIIVPTNQWENYSAVGNTCLYGATGGKLFVCGTAGERFAVRNSGALAVVEGTGDHACEYMTGGTVVILGDTGINFGAGMTGGAAFVYDRKNRFIDKLNQELVEAKRIDVDADNEGKLYLKKILFSYYSHTRNARAKMILDNYREELEYFWMVVPKDMKAPLNPKDGN; translated from the coding sequence ATGAGCGAGTTAGTGACCAATCTGGCCGAAGAGTTTAAAGACAGCTGTGGTTTCGGGATTATCGCCAATATTCGGAATACTCCCAGCCACCAGCTGCTGACCGACGCGGTAACAGCCCTGAGCCGCATGATGCACCGCGGGGCTATTGCAGCCGATGGCAAGACCGGTGATGGCAGCGGTATTCTGTGTGCCATGCCCGTCCAGTTTATGCGGGAGCAGGCGCAGGCTATGGGAATTTCCCTGCCTGCGCAGTTTGCCGTGGCAGTGCTGTTTCTGACCGACGAGGACCAGCAGAAGAAGGTTTTTGAAGAGTGTTGTGGTCGCAACGACCTGAAAGTACTGGGATACCGCGGAGTGCCGGTCAATACCGAGGCCCTTGGTGAGCACGCCGCTTCCATGTTACCTTCCATCGTACACGCCTTTGTGGTGCCGGATTCCCTGATTGCCACCAAGCGGATGGATGCCCTGCTCTATCTGAGTCGGCGTCAGATGGAACGGCACTTTGCCTCCGATGATCACTTTCACGTGGCGTCCTTCTCCCGTACGGTGGTCTCCTACAAGGGTCTGGTGATGCCCCTCCACCTGCAGACCCTCTATGCCGACCTGAGTGATCCGGACTTCAAGATCAGCTTTGCGCTCTTCCACCAGCGTTTCTCCACGAACACGCTGCCGAAGTGGAAGCTGGCCCAGCCCTTCCGCATGATCTGTCACAATGGTGAAATCAATTCGCTGCGCGCCAATGCCTTCAACTCCCTCTACAAGTTCAACGCGGCCCGCAGTCGCGTATTCAGCCGTGACGAGCTGCAGAGCCTGCTGCCAGTGCTGCAGGATGGGGTCAGTGACAGTGCCAATCTGGATAACATGTTCGAGTTCCTGATTGCCAATGGCATCGATTTCTTCAAGGCCATTCGATCCCTGATTCCGCCACCCCGTCATAACGTGGCCAATATGCCGGCCAAGCTGCGCTCTTTCTACGAATACACTTCCGGCTCCTTTGAGCCCTGGGACGGTCCGGCTGCCGTTGGCGTGACCGATGGCCGCTATGTTGGCTGTGTGCTGGACCGCAATGGTCTGCGCCCCGCCAAGTACATTGTCACCCGTGATGGTCGCTTTATCATCACCAGTGAATTCGGCGTCCTGGATATTGCGCCCGAGAACATCCGGGAGCGAGGTCGTCTGCAGAGCGGTCAGATGATTGCGGCCGACCTGAAAAACGGGCGCATCTTCTACTCCGATGATATTGACGAATACCTCATGAACTCCCAGCCCTACAGCAAGTGGCTCACGGAGAACACCTACTATCTGCAGGAGTTCATGGATCGGCAGTTTGAGAATCACGATGACTACCGCTACGAAAATCTCGTGGCCATGCAGCGTTACCATAATGTCACCCACGAAACTGTGGAACTCCTGGTAAAACCCATGCTGATCAGCGGACAGGAACCCACTGGTTCCATGGGTGATGACTGCCCCGTTGCCGCGTTCAGCGACGTTCAGCGCAACTTCACCGACTTTTTCCGTCAGAAGTTTGCCCAGGTCACCAATCCTCCCATCGACCCCATTCGCGAGAAGGTGGTCATGTCCACCACCACGGGTTTCGGCGAGCTCTATAATGTGCTGGATGAAACCCCGGATCGGGCCAAGCGACTGAAGACCATTTCCCCGATTCTCTCCAGGGATATCCTCGATGCTCTGCTCTCCTTCGGTGACCCCGATCGGCCACGCTTTGACCCCTGCTACAAGTATGGTTTCTTTGGAACCGCCTACCATGGGGTCTGCCTGCGTGAGGCCCTGGAGAACCTCAGTCAGCAGGTTATCGCGGCTGTGCGCGACCATGGTGTGCGCATCGTGCTGCTGGATGACCGTGGACTGGATGCCCAGAATCGTCTTATTCCCATGGCCATGGCGGTGGGGTACGTCAATCAGCAGCTGGTGGAGGCGAACCTGCGCCACCGCGCCACGCTGGTGGCCTGCACTGGCGAGGTCTTCGACTCCCATTCGGCGGCAGTGATGATGGCTTTTGGCGCCATGGCCATCTATCCTTACCTGCTGTACGCTACCACGCTTTCTGTACTCTCCAGCGAGTCGCGACTGAGCCAGCGCGATATTCGCATCGCCCTGAAGCATACGTTCGATGCCATCACCAAGGGCATTCTGAAGGTCATGTCAAAAATGGGGATCAGCGCCGTTTCCAGCTACCGTAACTCGGCGCTCTTTGACGTGATCGGCCTCAGCCGTGAGGTGGTGGAAAACTGCTTCCGCGGTGCCAGTATTCTCCTGCCTGGACTGGATTATCAGGACATTGAGGAGCGTATCGAAAAAGTTCACGGCGAAGTTTTCCGCCGACAGCACATGCAGCCGATCTATCCGCTGCCCATGGGTGGCTTTTACAAGCACCACACGGGTGGTGAGTATCACGATTACTCGCCCCGTGCCGTGCAGCTGCTCCATGGGTTCGCTTCCAGCCAGAAGCGCGAGGACTATATCGCTTTCCGTGATATCATAGAGAGTCGCGGACTGAAAATGATACGGGACTTCTTCACCCTGCGTCCGGCGGGTACCCCTCTGCCCATTGAAGAAGTGGAGGATATCAAGGCCATCTGCAGTCGCTTCGACTCCGCCGCCATGTCCCTGGGCGCCCTTTCGCCCGAGGCCCACGAGGCCCTGGCCGAGGCCATGAATATCCTCGGAGGCAAGTCCAACTGCGGCGAGGGTGGTGAGGCCGCTGAACGCTACAAAAGTGTCAAGAACAGCAAGATAAAGCAGATAGCTTCGGGCCGCTTTGGCGTTACGCCGGCCTACCTGCGCAGTGCCGAGGAGATTCAGATCAAGATCGCCCAGGGTGCCAAGCCCGGCGAGGGGGGGCAGCTGCCCGGCGAGAAGGTGACGCCGCTGATCGCTTCCCTGCGCTTCACCATTCCCGGTGTGACACTGATATCGCCGCCGCCCCACCATGATATCTACTCCATTGAGGATCTTGCCCAGCTGATCTTCGATATGAAACAGGTCAATCCCGATGCGCGCGTCAGTGTCAAGCTGGTCTCCTCTGCCGGGGTAGGGACTATTGCCGCTGGTGTTGCCAAAGCCTATGCCGATAAGATCATCATTTCCGGCAGCGACGGTGGCACGGGTGCGGCTCAGTATGCCTCCATCAAGTTTGCTGGCAACCCCTGGGAGATCGGACTGACGGAAGCTCACAACGCCCTGAAGGCCAATAACCTGCGCCAGATGGTGGAGCTGCAGACCGACGGAGGCCTGAAGACGGGGCGTGATGTGGTCAAGGCAGCGCTGATGGGCGCCGAGAGCTATGGTTTCGGAACGTCTCTGCTGGCCATTCTGGGCTGCAAGTTGCTGCGGGTCTGCCACCTCAACCGCTGCAGTGTGGGCATCGCCACCCAGAGCGACCAGCTGCGGGAACACTATCAGGGCACGGTGGACAAGGTGGTCGCCTACCTGACCAATGTGGCCGAGGATGTGCGGGAGATTCTGGCCTCTCTGGGCCTGCGCTCACTGCAGGAGGCCGTGGGTCGCGTTGACCTGCTGGAAGTGGTTGATCAGCCGCTGGCGAAGAAATTTGATTTCAGCGCCGTGCTGCGCCAGATACCTGGTCAGAATACGGTTACGGCTCCCTCCAATCCCCCCTTTGACCATAATGAGTTTGAAAAGGGTGTGCTCAAGGAGATCGCCACGGTACTGCGCAATCCCCAGCAGAGTATTCTGGTGGAGCGAACCATTCAGAACGTGCACCGCAGCTTCGGCGCCATGATCAGTGGAGAAGTGGCCAAATACTATGGTGATGCTGGCCTCGACAAGGATCAGATCCTCATTCACCTCAAGGGTATCGCCGGGCAGTCGCTGGGGGCTTTCCTTATCGATGGTATTTCCATCAACCTCAATGGCGTGGCCAACGACTATGTGGGGAAGGGGATGCATGGCGGTAAAATCATCATCGTACCCACCAACCAGTGGGAAAACTACTCGGCGGTGGGGAACACCTGTCTCTACGGTGCCACCGGTGGCAAGCTCTTTGTCTGCGGTACAGCGGGTGAGCGTTTTGCCGTGCGGAACTCCGGCGCGCTGGCCGTGGTGGAGGGCACCGGCGACCACGCCTGCGAATACATGACCGGAGGAACGGTGGTTATCCTCGGTGACACGGGCATCAATTTCGGCGCCGGCATGACCGGTGGCGCAGCCTTTGTCTATGACCGCAAGAATCGCTTTATCGACAAACTCAACCAGGAGCTGGTGGAGGCCAAGCGCATTGACGTGGATGCCGATAACGAAGGCAAGCTCTACCTGAAGAAAATTCTCTTCAGTTACTACAGCCACACCCGCAACGCGCGGGCCAAGATGATTCTGGATAACTACCGGGAAGAGCTGGAGTACTTCTGGATGGTGGTGCCCAAGGACATGAAAGCTCCCCTGAACCCCAAAGACGGCAACTGA
- a CDS encoding methyltransferase, translating into MSRLYHAVTAHLKTFLPQSLCYINMPFHGVLPGISYHEHVITDHFGQFTALRSTGCSVDFATPSTWATHSDQTIFDAVVLGLPKGKLQQLAYLHMAWTACAMEGQVILWGYTNEGIGSIQRLLHKRGIPCAKVANCEGGKALQIRRTTPSSPFSEDFAAYSQPLTLEVPFRETLVPYTSLAGTFAHGKSDPGTMLMLTTISSIALREPLLDLACGSGLVSTLLASMGFRAIHMCDVSARAIEAASANARANSLPLPFASDIYSHVQQLYGSILVNPPFHQGVSTDYHVPQSIIAQAPGFLLPGGSLYIVANRFLPYEKLCHQAGAQFHVMHQDNQFKILQLNW; encoded by the coding sequence TTGTCACGCCTGTATCATGCTGTAACTGCGCACCTGAAAACATTCTTACCACAATCCCTGTGCTATATCAATATGCCTTTCCACGGTGTACTCCCCGGCATTTCATACCATGAACACGTCATTACCGATCACTTCGGCCAGTTCACCGCCCTGCGCAGCACCGGCTGTTCCGTCGACTTCGCCACCCCCTCCACCTGGGCCACACACTCTGATCAGACCATCTTTGACGCGGTCGTCCTGGGCCTTCCCAAGGGAAAACTGCAGCAGCTGGCCTACCTGCATATGGCGTGGACGGCCTGCGCCATGGAAGGTCAGGTGATTCTCTGGGGGTATACCAATGAGGGGATCGGCAGCATACAGCGCCTTCTGCACAAGCGTGGCATCCCCTGCGCCAAAGTTGCCAACTGCGAAGGCGGCAAAGCCCTGCAGATACGCAGGACCACACCATCAAGCCCCTTCAGCGAGGACTTTGCCGCCTACAGCCAGCCCCTTACCCTGGAGGTGCCCTTCCGGGAGACGCTGGTGCCCTACACCTCCCTGGCCGGAACCTTTGCCCACGGAAAATCCGACCCCGGCACCATGCTCATGCTCACCACCATCAGCAGCATTGCCTTACGTGAACCGCTGCTGGACCTGGCCTGCGGCAGTGGACTGGTGTCAACCCTGCTGGCTTCCATGGGCTTCCGCGCCATCCACATGTGCGACGTCAGCGCACGCGCCATTGAAGCCGCCAGCGCAAACGCCAGGGCCAACTCCCTGCCACTGCCCTTTGCTTCCGACATCTACTCCCATGTTCAGCAGCTCTACGGCAGTATCCTGGTGAACCCCCCTTTTCACCAGGGAGTCAGCACCGACTACCATGTACCCCAGAGCATCATCGCTCAGGCACCAGGCTTTCTGCTGCCAGGCGGCAGTCTCTACATCGTGGCCAACCGCTTTTTGCCCTATGAAAAGCTGTGCCACCAGGCCGGGGCGCAATTCCATGTCATGCACCAGGACAATCAGTTTAAGATCCTGCAGCTGAACTGGTGA
- a CDS encoding pyridoxamine 5'-phosphate oxidase family protein yields the protein MDMDMKDYFAGHDGQGVLATATAEGKVNMAVYSKPFFLSATDEELAFVMARRMTFENVQANPHACYMFTEAGSQHKGCRIYLKRTEVIEDPALIAQLMEKGGYRFSAGESADSVVLVNFHVEGVVPLVTHSVAFKAD from the coding sequence ATGGATATGGATATGAAGGATTACTTCGCCGGCCACGATGGCCAGGGAGTTCTGGCGACGGCTACCGCTGAGGGGAAGGTGAATATGGCGGTGTACTCCAAGCCCTTTTTCCTCTCGGCGACTGATGAAGAGCTGGCCTTTGTGATGGCCCGACGCATGACCTTTGAGAATGTCCAGGCCAACCCCCACGCGTGCTATATGTTTACCGAGGCTGGGTCCCAGCATAAAGGGTGTCGCATCTACCTGAAACGGACCGAAGTGATTGAAGATCCGGCGCTGATTGCCCAGCTCATGGAAAAGGGCGGGTACCGTTTCAGTGCTGGGGAAAGCGCTGACTCTGTGGTGCTGGTGAATTTTCATGTGGAAGGGGTTGTGCCCCTGGTGACGCACAGTGTGGCTTTCAAGGCTGACTGA
- a CDS encoding methyl-accepting chemotaxis protein, which produces MNPLNLYVNLFTPAGQSFHDGHHPQEKMALLFGFYGVLVALYSFFKWSGLGGTSLAATSALMLLLVLFSGLLLRWQAPTAFSVNVILGGFIIHALNMVYQLGGINSPHIFWLVALIVLVYFMADGRSAFFWSVLLTLVTVWLLYRDASGATMVPVVLEGRAASVDTWSGYLLPLAIVWLAQSISRRVRTEAQRISQEALESAQISTRDSARNAQRLQHVLVQVEQSVDQLRRGGDNLEELQSTVHEQNQHIQEHSQHLADAAVYFTERLSQVSTSLNQGSELVQQMNDTARQAACLSQESGATMEAVVESIRKIKENNDRIEEATRLINDIADQTNLLALNAAIESARAGDAGQGFAVVADEVRKLSQRSDESANEIRKLLSRSIADIDNGVRVVGKARQTLQEVLRSVTAISDTIASVSQQIVHQNQEIADMVQSSRELSSISSQQKVSSLALAQSQQALKQQSRELTQLARDMQAILQMVS; this is translated from the coding sequence ATGAATCCCCTGAACCTCTATGTCAATCTCTTCACCCCGGCTGGCCAGAGCTTCCATGATGGACACCATCCCCAGGAGAAGATGGCGCTTCTCTTTGGCTTCTACGGCGTCCTGGTGGCTCTGTACAGCTTCTTTAAATGGTCGGGCCTGGGGGGAACCAGCCTGGCTGCTACCTCGGCACTCATGCTCCTGCTGGTGCTGTTCTCGGGTCTGCTGCTGCGCTGGCAGGCGCCCACTGCATTCAGCGTCAATGTGATCCTGGGGGGATTCATTATCCACGCCCTGAACATGGTCTATCAGCTGGGCGGCATCAACTCGCCCCATATCTTCTGGCTGGTGGCGCTGATTGTGCTGGTCTACTTCATGGCTGACGGGCGTTCCGCCTTCTTTTGGTCTGTGCTGCTGACGCTGGTGACAGTCTGGCTGCTCTACCGGGATGCCAGCGGGGCAACCATGGTGCCTGTAGTGCTGGAGGGCAGGGCCGCCAGCGTGGACACCTGGTCGGGCTATCTGCTGCCCCTGGCCATCGTCTGGCTGGCGCAGAGCATCAGCCGTCGCGTGCGCACCGAGGCGCAGCGAATTTCCCAGGAGGCCCTGGAGAGCGCCCAGATCAGCACCCGTGACTCCGCGCGCAACGCCCAACGGCTGCAGCATGTTCTGGTGCAGGTGGAGCAGAGCGTTGACCAGTTGCGAAGGGGGGGTGACAACCTGGAGGAGCTGCAGTCTACGGTGCACGAGCAGAATCAGCATATCCAGGAGCACTCCCAGCACCTTGCCGACGCGGCGGTCTATTTTACCGAGCGGCTGAGCCAGGTCTCCACCTCCCTGAATCAGGGCAGTGAACTGGTACAGCAGATGAACGATACTGCCCGCCAGGCAGCTTGCCTGAGTCAGGAGAGTGGTGCCACCATGGAAGCCGTTGTCGAGAGTATCCGCAAGATCAAGGAAAATAACGATCGCATCGAGGAGGCCACGCGTCTGATCAACGATATTGCGGATCAGACCAACCTGCTGGCACTCAATGCCGCTATCGAATCGGCGCGTGCCGGGGATGCGGGGCAGGGGTTCGCCGTAGTGGCCGATGAGGTGCGCAAGCTCTCCCAGCGCTCCGATGAGTCGGCCAATGAAATCCGCAAACTGCTCAGTCGCAGCATCGCCGATATAGACAATGGCGTGCGTGTTGTGGGAAAAGCCCGGCAGACCCTGCAGGAGGTGCTGCGCTCGGTTACGGCAATCAGCGATACCATTGCCTCAGTCAGCCAGCAGATCGTACACCAGAATCAGGAGATCGCTGATATGGTGCAGTCGAGTCGTGAGCTCTCCAGCATCAGTTCCCAACAGAAAGTGTCATCCCTGGCCCTGGCTCAGAGTCAGCAGGCCCTCAAACAGCAGTCCCGAGAGCTGACACAGCTCGCCCGTGACATGCAGGCAATCCTGCAGATGGTCTCCTGA